In Candidatus Binatia bacterium, the genomic window ACACACATACCCCTGCGGGCGAATCCCATCCGCCGGACAGCTCTTGCCAACTCCGTCGCACACCTCCACAACGTCACAGCCACCCGTGGCCGCTCGGCACACCGTACCCGCGCTGGCCACATCGTCCGCCGGGCAACTCACGCTCGTGCCCGTGCAGTTCTCGGCCACATCGCACACCCCACTGGCCGCCCGGCACGTGTACGTGCTCGGCCGCAACACGTCCGCTGGACAGTCGTTCGCATTGCCTGGGCAATTCTCCGCTACGTCGCAAACATCGGCCGCAGGTCGACATACAGTCGACGAAGGCTTCTTCGCATCCGCCGGACAGGTTGCACTCGTGCCGGTGCAATTTTCCGCCTGGTCGCACACACCAGCCGCAGCCCGACAGACAGTCGATGAACTCTTAAACCCGTTGGGCGGGCAGGTATTGCTTACGCCGTCACAAAATTCCGCGACGTCGCAATCTCCAGCCGAAGCGCGACAAATCGCCGTACTCTTGGCATCGGTGGGGCAAACCGCACTAGTGCCAGTGCAGTAGTCGGTCAAGTCGCACTCCCCTACCGAGGCACGACACACGGTCGTGGGCGGGGCGACCTGATCTGGAGGGCAGGTCTCGTTGAACCCATCGCAATAATCGGTGACGTCGCACACACCCACCGAAGGCCGACACACCGTCGTGTTCGGAGCAATTGGATGCGTGCAGTTGTTACTGCTGCCGTCGCAAATATCCAGGCGGCACGGCTTACCATCGTCAGAGCACGCTGTACCCGCGGGCTTCTTAGCGTCGGCTGGGCAGGTCGCTGACGTTCCGGTACAGAACTCTACCGCATCGCACTCACCGGCAGCGCTCCGACAAGCAGTCGACGTCGATGCGAAGGTGCAATTTGCGGTGCAACAAACGCTACCTGCAATCGCTGGATCGCACTGCTCACCGACCACCGAGTCGATCACCCCGTTCCCGCAGAGGGCATTGAACGTCACCGTAACGAAGTGACCGTCGTTCGCCTGCGTGCGCGACGGGGTTCCGGGATAACCGCACACGTCACAGCCAGTCGTGGAACCGTTCTGCTCGCCAAGACGAACCGCCGCTTCACAGGAATTGCTGCGCACATTCGCCGTCCAGGTGAAAGTCAAGGAATGGGACTTCGACACTCCGTTGCTCACACCGTAAATCGACGCATTTGCGCCTAAATTAAACGAACCTGATGGTGGGGCGCCAATGTTTAAACTGCCGGTAACCGTGGTGCCCCCACTTTGACTCCCCGAAACACCACTCATACTAGTGCTCCCATCGCACCCGGGAGCATCACCATTCACATCGCGGGCACCAACCAGGTTCTGCACAACGTCGAGGCGGTAACCTCCCGGGGTGGTCACGTTAAAAGACATGTTGTGCTGGGCCGTGCCGTACTGATCGCGCGTACTGAAAATGCCAACATCTGCGTTCACGTTGAACGCGTACCTGCTTCGAATTTGCGTCCCCGTTTCCACTTGCTTTGCCACGGACCAGCCCGTAAAGCCGTCCGAATTATTTCCCGGGCTCCCGGCGCTCCCGGCAGAGCTTACATTGAAGCTTGAGATTTGCGCCGATCCCGGGACCGACGCAAGAAACAAAACCATCGCAACGACACCTGTCATTCGCAGGTGCACCCTGCCGTAACGCATAAGTTCCCCTCTCTACCTCGAAGGACCCTCAGTCGGCCTGCCGCCGTGCATTCAACTTGAATGCGCTTCCCTTACCACACCCTGCCGCCCGTTTGTCAATACTAGATTTTTCACCTGTGCGCTCAGCGCTTTTCCGGCTCGTCGCGGTACACGTAAGGGAGAAGCACCGTCGGGTCAAAGAACGTCACTACGTCTCGCACTCGACCTTGCCGGAGGAAGAAAATGCTTACGCCGCGCCAGCGTTTCTTGTCGTCGAGCCGATCCGGCCAAGCCCACCACTCGATCACAATGCTCCCTGGGCCACGGTGCACCGCGCGCTGCTGGACCTGCCCGTTGGGGAATAGGCGCCAATATCCTTGTACGTGTCTCGGAAGCTTCTCGGCGCCGATCCACGTGCCGAACGCGCTGCTCCAATAACGCGCGTCCGGCGGCAGCAAGCCGTCCAACTGCTCCACAGTGCGGCTATTCAATGCTCCGATCCAGGCTACAGCCCAGCGGCGCGCGTCGAGATCGCTCGGCACCGGTTGCGGCCACCCATTACAGCCAGCGACCTGCAAGAGCGTAAAAAGACCAACGGCTGCGAGCGGACAAGCAAAAACTCGCCGACGGCTCACGCCCACTTCCCGTATCCGCGAAGTTTCAGCTCCGCCACCACTTGGCGGACTGCTTGCGCGTCGTCTTTCGGACAAACGAGCAGTGCATCGGGCGTGTCTACGACGATCAGCCCGTGTACAGCAGCGAGAGCTACCAGCCGAGAGGGGCTCCAAACGATGTTGTCCGAGGCGTTCCAATTCAGCACGCGCCCGTGGCTTACGTTCCCATGCTCATCGGTTGAAAAAAATACGCCCAGTTCGGTCCAACTGCCGACGTCGCTCCAACTAAAGCTGCCTTCGACCACGACGATCGGAGGACTCCCTCTTTTCGACACAGGCTCCAGAACGCCGTGATCGACCGATAACGAAGGGAGCTTAGCGTAAGCCGAGGCAATTCGACGCGGGGAAATCGGCTGACCGCTAGTGAGCATGTCCACGAAGCAGGCAACCACTTCCGGGGCCGTCGTGGAAGCGGCCTGCAAAAACGTGTTCAAGTGCCATACGAACACCCCACTATTCCACAGAAAACGCCCGTTGCGCAGAAAGCGCCGCGCCGTCCGGCTGTCGGGCTTTTCGCGGAATTGTCGGACAGAATACGCCGTGCCCTCTCTTCCTGGGACTGCGAGCTGCGCGCCACATTCGATGTAGCCATAACCGGTTTCCACCCGGCTGGGTCGAATTCCCACGGTCACGAGTGCCTGCTGGCCGGCCAAGAGTGCCGCCCTCCGCAACGTCTGCCGCCAGCGCGCAGCTGGCTTCACGACGTGGTCCGCAGGAACGGCAATCATCACCGCATCCGCATCACGCCGTCGAATAGCAACTGCCGCAAGCAACAGGCAAGGAAGCGTGTTTTTCCCTTCCGGCTCGAGGAGCAAATTCCCCTCCGCCAGTTGCGGTAGCTCTTCACGCACGCGCCGAGCATAAGAGCGGTGCGTAACAACCAACAGCCGTTCCCATCCGACCAACGGTGCGAGCCGCTCTGCCGTACGCTGGAGCAAGCTCGCTTTGCCGTCCAAACGCAGGAACTGTTTGGGCTCGCGCGCACGACTCAGGGGCCAGAACCGTGTGCCCTGGCCGCCGGCCATAATCACGCCATAAAGTGGAGCTCTTGCCACAACGCCTCACCTGCGATGTGCGGAGCCATCGAAAGATCTCGCGACTCGGCCCTTCGCCACCAGCGGCTCCTCGCGGACCAACCGGCGATTCAACAGTTTGCATCTCGTATCTTCCCAATTCTCCACAGCCACGGCTTCCACCGGGCAGTTCCCCACCCCTGCCCACTCATCGATAAACTCCAGAACTGCGCGGTCGTTCCCCTCCGGATGCAAAGCATCACCGAAATACAGGATGCGCTGAACTCCCTCGCTCAACAATGCACGGAGAGGGAAGCGCTTATCATGGCCCTCCACGACGATGTCGAAGGAGGTCTGTCCACCCAACGTCACGCGCAACCCGTGACTCGCTTGCCATGGCGCAATCAGCGTCCGCAGCCGTTCCAGCAGCCGCAGCCGGTAACCCGTACGCCGGTCGAACTCCACAAATGCGGCTCGCTGGGCATAGGCCTCTGCATCCATCTGCGCTGGGCGCCCCATCGGCACCACGTTGATCATGCTGCCACGATTAATGATCTGCTCGCCGCGCACGGGAACTCCGGACGCTTCCAGACAGAACTCGCGCTCGTTCAATAGAATGCTCACGGATCGAAGCAGCGCATCGAAGGCAGTTTCGCCCAGATGATCGCGCAATGCGAAACGACTGACCGGCTGAACCTCCACCTCTCCACCCCGCACGAGGCAACGGTACCGGTCGGCACCGTTGCAGACGAACGCATCGAAGCGGCCCTCGAAGCCATACTCCGCTAGCGGCTCCACAAGCTGCTCCATCACTAACTTCAGGTCGCTCCCCGCAGCTAGATGAAACACGGGATCGAGCCGGCACAACACCTCGGCCATCTCCTCACGAATCGGAGCGCGTGGTGGTGTCAGCGTATTGTCCACATCGAAAACGATTGCACCGACCTTCATTCCGTCCGCCCCAAACAGAGCGTTACCGTCTACTGCTGTGCAGTAACGTTCCCCCTCTAGCCTGCTTCGTAGAGCACACGGACGGCGCGGAGGCACACGCCCGGACCTGTTAATGTAAGGTGCAGCCAGTACTGGAATCCCTCCCGCACCACCTCGGGCTGCGGCAGCTGCACGGCTGAGACCTCACGCAGCGGACGCGCAAGCGACATGGGCGTGAGGGCCAGTAGCTCACGCGCAGTTTCCGCCGTGCGAAACAAGGCAACAACGCCAAACGCATCATCAGAAACATCGTCGAACACGGCTTCGATTCCCTCAATCCGCGCCGCCACTGGAACAGCGACCCGCGCCAGGAAATACCCGGCTCCCTGAGTCATACAGAGAGGACCCAGCCCCGCGCTCGTCAATGTATACCGCACCCCTACGCTCGCCGGCACGAACTCCTGCGGTGCAACGACCAGCACCTGAGTTGCTGAGCGAGCAAAAGCACCGCCAGCCCAGATTAGGCAAAAAAACAGCGGGGCAATGCTCCAGAACCAACCCTTTTTCTCTTGAGCTCGAATCATGCTTTTCATTGCGCCGCCGCGGTGGAGCGGAGGAGCTTCAAGAACGACCGCGCATCGAAGTAGTTACGCATCCACACGATGCGCTGATGGACAACACCGAACACCGCCAAACCCACGAATTCTAGATCAACATCTCGCACCCGCCCTTTTGCAACCCAGTGGATCGCGCCACCTTGTTCCAGGGGAATAAAGCGCTGCTGAACGCACTGCCAGTGCGAGGCCTCTGGCCACAATCGCGCAAACGGTCCGAAGTGCGTGACGGCCTTAACCGGAGTCGGTGTCACCGAATCCTCGTAGCTAGCCTCTGGTGCGAAAAGTTTTTGCCAAGTGGCAACGTCCCGATTCTGGCAGGCTGCAATCCATTCGTCAGCCAACCGACGGGCTGCCGAGTCTCCAGCAAGCGCACCCGACGCGCAAGCCACACCCACCACCAACACAGCAACACCGCTCACCCTCATGCGTGTGCCGTGCCTCCGAACGTGGGACGTTCGTTGCCGCAGTAGCAAATGGCCAGCAAATCCAACGCACCGCTAGTCTCTCGCCGAATGCTGAAATCGCTCGTTTCGATTGGTGGGTTTCCCTTTTGAGCGATGCGGCGGCGCACCAAGCGCGCCAGTCGTGGATAGGCCCACTCGACGAGGCTTCGGGGAATGTGCTTGCGCAACCCCAACGGGTCTAGGCGCAAGATCCGCCGCGCTTGCCGTACGCGAGCCTCCTCGAACGCCATTACCTTATCATTGCCCCAAATCCCGAACATCTCCACCCGTGGGAACACGGAGCTCAGCACGGTTTGCAATTCGTCAGCTATGTACTCATGCACGTGATAGGGGTTTTCGATGCGGCTAAGCAAGCGATTTGGCGTCGTGATCACGAGCCCCCCGCCCTTAGCGAGTACCTTGTGCGCAGCAAAAAGGAAGGGTTTCGGATCCTCCAAGTGCTCGATGACCTGGAAATGGCAAATGATGTCAAAGGTCTGCCCGAGCTTGTCCACTTCTTCCAGCGAGCAAGCCTCGTAACGCAAATTGGGGCGCTGGTAACGTTGCCGCGCGGCAGCAATTGCCCTCGCCTCGCGATCCACACCTACCGCCTGCTCAGCGACCTCCGCGAGCAGTGCGGTTCCGTAACCGTCTCCACAACCCGCGTCCAACACGCGTTTACCGCGTGCCAGCACTTGCGCGTAGCTGTAAGCAAACACGTGCCGGGCTAAATCAGCTTGGAAGAGAGGATCGCCAGCGTGAAGGCGCTCCCCAGTGAATAAGCCACCCTGACTTGCTGACTCGCTCATTCGAAACTCCCAATCTGCTGTTTGCTGATTACCTCAACCCGGAACCAAAGCACCCAGTTTTGCCAAGGCGCTACGCACGAATGCGCGCACACGGTCGTCAGGATCTGCCACGTGGAGCTCTAAGGCTGCAACCGCGGAGCGCTCGCCTAACTCGCCCAGACCCCAGGCTGCGGCCATCCGGACTTCCACCTCAGGGTCATCGAGCCCCCGTTCCAACAGTGGCTGCAATGCCGCATCTCGCACGCCTGCCGCGACCCAAAATGCAACTGCTCGGACTTCCGACTGGGGACTCGTCATCTCGAATTCCAGTGCTGCCCTCCCTTCGGAATCGTCCCGGTCCCACTCTTTTACCACAACCGCCGGAACCCATAAGCGATCGAAGCGCAGCAAGCGAACGATTGCCGGAAACACCGGGCGTGCTAGGTCAAGCGCGGCCACGGCATCAGCTGCTTGACTCGAGAGGTCTACCCACTCGTTTCGATCGCCCAGCAATCTGATGAAAATTGGAGCGAGTGTCTTCGCTTGCAGGTGAGGAGCAACGCGCACAGCAAACACCCTTACGGCTAAAGGCTCAAAGGGGTTGTCCGCCCAGTCTGCAAGCCTCTCCCACTCGATACTCGCAAGCGCCCGGTCGGCGGCGCGCCAGTCCTGCGAAAACCAATACGAGGCAAACGCAAGCTTGCTCGAGATGTGAAACAACAACCCGGCAACGGCGGGACGAGAGGCTGGGTCGGTGTCGTAGAGCCGCAACAGCGGAGCCACGCTTCGCGCATCGCCAATCTCTGCAATCGTTCGGATGGCGAGCTCTGCTTCTTTGCCCTCGAGGCGCTGCCCTTCCAGTAAGTGCGCCAATGCAGCGGCGCCCAAGGAACTGCGGGACTTGCGAATGAGTC contains:
- a CDS encoding nuclear transport factor 2 family protein; translated protein: MSRRRVFACPLAAVGLFTLLQVAGCNGWPQPVPSDLDARRWAVAWIGALNSRTVEQLDGLLPPDARYWSSAFGTWIGAEKLPRHVQGYWRLFPNGQVQQRAVHRGPGSIVIEWWAWPDRLDDKKRWRGVSIFFLRQGRVRDVVTFFDPTVLLPYVYRDEPEKR
- a CDS encoding class I SAM-dependent methyltransferase, which produces MSESASQGGLFTGERLHAGDPLFQADLARHVFAYSYAQVLARGKRVLDAGCGDGYGTALLAEVAEQAVGVDREARAIAAARQRYQRPNLRYEACSLEEVDKLGQTFDIICHFQVIEHLEDPKPFLFAAHKVLAKGGGLVITTPNRLLSRIENPYHVHEYIADELQTVLSSVFPRVEMFGIWGNDKVMAFEEARVRQARRILRLDPLGLRKHIPRSLVEWAYPRLARLVRRRIAQKGNPPIETSDFSIRRETSGALDLLAICYCGNERPTFGGTAHA
- a CDS encoding sugar phosphate nucleotidyltransferase; this translates as MARAPLYGVIMAGGQGTRFWPLSRAREPKQFLRLDGKASLLQRTAERLAPLVGWERLLVVTHRSYARRVREELPQLAEGNLLLEPEGKNTLPCLLLAAVAIRRRDADAVMIAVPADHVVKPAARWRQTLRRAALLAGQQALVTVGIRPSRVETGYGYIECGAQLAVPGREGTAYSVRQFREKPDSRTARRFLRNGRFLWNSGVFVWHLNTFLQAASTTAPEVVACFVDMLTSGQPISPRRIASAYAKLPSLSVDHGVLEPVSKRGSPPIVVVEGSFSWSDVGSWTELGVFFSTDEHGNVSHGRVLNWNASDNIVWSPSRLVALAAVHGLIVVDTPDALLVCPKDDAQAVRQVVAELKLRGYGKWA